The following proteins are encoded in a genomic region of Pelorhabdus rhamnosifermentans:
- the galT gene encoding UDP-glucose--hexose-1-phosphate uridylyltransferase, whose amino-acid sequence MNIYQVVRQLIEKAISLELIERCDEVYVRNQIIYLLGLSDFIQEDIAFSKATIPDLLENLVQYACEQGVVSDLFDEQEILAAKVMDCFILLPSVINERFRNKYKISPQQATDYFYKLSRDSNYIQTKRISKNINYKAATEYGKMDITINLSKPEKNPQDIMKEKTLKSTSYPKCLLCAENEGYAGRIGHPARTNHRLVRLELLGEQWYLQYSPYVYYNEHCIVFAEEHRDMKLDRATFLRLLAFVEQFPHYFIGSNADLPIVGGSILSHDHFQGGHYEFAMEKAADEFLFSLKRFPDVHCSVIKWPLSVIRLRGKCAAELAAAANHILDCWRQYSDLSVAILADSKGVPHNTITPIARQCHGLFEMDLALRNNRTTEEYPLGIFHPHQDVQHIKKENIGLIEVMGLAVLPARLKLELQEVAEYVLGRDIQIPEYHRTWAEYLKEKYNHQVNPGNIRGIIQIETAAKFTRVLEDAGVFKRNEPGNAAFRRFLAMVDK is encoded by the coding sequence ATGAATATCTATCAAGTCGTGCGGCAATTAATTGAAAAGGCAATTTCGTTGGAATTGATTGAACGATGTGATGAAGTATACGTCAGAAACCAAATTATCTATTTGTTGGGGCTGTCAGATTTTATTCAAGAAGACATTGCTTTTAGTAAAGCGACTATACCTGATTTGCTGGAAAATTTGGTGCAATATGCTTGCGAACAGGGTGTGGTATCTGATCTGTTTGATGAACAGGAAATATTAGCCGCAAAAGTTATGGATTGTTTTATTCTTCTTCCATCGGTGATCAATGAGCGATTTCGCAATAAATATAAAATTAGTCCGCAGCAGGCAACCGATTATTTTTATAAACTAAGTCGGGATAGCAACTATATCCAAACGAAACGAATCAGCAAAAACATAAATTACAAAGCAGCTACGGAATATGGTAAGATGGATATTACGATCAATTTATCCAAACCGGAAAAAAATCCGCAGGATATTATGAAGGAAAAAACGCTAAAGAGTACTAGCTATCCTAAATGCTTACTTTGTGCCGAAAATGAAGGCTATGCGGGACGAATTGGTCATCCGGCCCGCACCAATCATCGATTGGTACGTCTTGAATTACTTGGTGAACAGTGGTATTTGCAATATTCTCCTTATGTATACTATAATGAACATTGTATTGTTTTTGCTGAGGAACATCGGGACATGAAGCTGGACAGGGCAACCTTTTTGCGGCTGCTGGCCTTTGTGGAGCAATTTCCGCATTATTTTATTGGTTCTAATGCTGATCTGCCGATTGTCGGTGGTTCGATTCTTTCTCATGATCATTTCCAGGGTGGCCACTATGAATTTGCTATGGAAAAAGCAGCAGATGAATTTTTATTTTCACTGAAAAGGTTTCCTGATGTTCATTGTTCGGTGATTAAATGGCCCTTATCAGTCATCCGATTAAGAGGGAAATGTGCTGCGGAACTTGCTGCGGCGGCGAATCACATTTTAGATTGCTGGCGGCAATACAGCGACCTGTCTGTCGCTATCCTCGCCGATTCCAAGGGCGTGCCGCATAATACTATTACGCCGATTGCCCGTCAATGCCATGGCCTATTTGAGATGGATTTGGCACTCAGAAACAATCGCACCACTGAAGAATATCCGCTGGGAATTTTTCATCCGCATCAGGATGTACAGCATATCAAGAAAGAAAATATCGGGCTGATTGAAGTGATGGGACTTGCGGTATTGCCGGCAAGGTTGAAACTGGAATTGCAGGAAGTAGCGGAATATGTATTGGGCCGTGATATTCAGATTCCTGAGTATCATCGGACATGGGCAGAGTATTTAAAAGAAAAATACAATCATCAGGTAAATCCAGGTAACATCCGGGGAATAATTCAAATCGAAACGGCGGCAAAGTTCACGCGAGTATTGGAGGATGCCGGTGTTTTTAAGCGAAATGAACCGGGAAATGCAGCTTTTAGGAGATTTTTAGCGATGGTTGATAAATAA
- a CDS encoding galactokinase has product MHQVEKCAAVFKEKFHSDRYRVFFAPGRINLIGEHTDYNGGHVFPCSITLGTYVLAQKSSGNLIRMYSMNFPEKGVITFSLRDLDYNKTHDWANYPKGMIRYLIADGYQIDSGMDLLFYGEIPNGAGLSSSASIELATGVMLEKMFALSLERLTLVKLGKKVENQFIGVNCGIMDQFAIGMGKTDCGILLDCDTLKYLYAPLHLKQQHIVIINSNKRRELADSKYNERRNECELALKRLQAKLPIQSLGELDEATFEKNKDLIGDPILIKRAKHAVYENRRTLKALTELKQGRLAEFGKLMNESHISLRDDYEVTGKELDTLVDAAWQQPGVLGARMTGGGFGGCTIAIVENEQIEQFIDQVGRTYKENIGYAASFYIANIGDGAKEISQDSDVVGCIGGRKSRVYWFSCHLSTD; this is encoded by the coding sequence GTGCACCAAGTTGAAAAATGTGCGGCAGTATTTAAAGAAAAATTCCACAGTGATAGATATCGGGTGTTTTTTGCACCTGGTAGAATTAATTTGATTGGTGAACATACGGACTATAATGGCGGACATGTATTTCCCTGTTCGATTACATTGGGCACCTATGTATTGGCTCAAAAAAGTAGTGGCAATCTGATTCGCATGTATTCCATGAACTTCCCGGAAAAAGGGGTGATTACTTTTTCACTGCGAGATCTGGACTATAATAAAACACATGATTGGGCTAATTACCCCAAGGGCATGATTCGTTATCTTATTGCCGACGGTTATCAGATTGACAGCGGTATGGATCTTTTGTTTTATGGTGAAATTCCGAATGGCGCCGGACTGTCATCATCGGCATCCATTGAATTGGCAACTGGAGTTATGTTGGAAAAAATGTTTGCTTTGTCGCTGGAACGCTTGACACTGGTAAAACTGGGGAAAAAGGTAGAAAATCAATTTATCGGCGTCAACTGTGGGATCATGGATCAGTTTGCTATTGGCATGGGAAAAACCGACTGCGGTATATTGCTTGATTGTGATACATTGAAATATTTATACGCGCCCCTTCATCTCAAGCAGCAACATATTGTGATTATAAATTCCAATAAACGTCGTGAACTGGCGGATTCTAAATATAATGAAAGACGAAATGAATGCGAACTGGCTTTGAAGCGGCTTCAGGCTAAATTGCCGATCCAATCGCTGGGGGAATTGGATGAGGCGACATTTGAAAAGAACAAGGACTTGATCGGCGATCCTATATTAATAAAACGTGCGAAGCACGCAGTATATGAAAACCGCCGGACTTTAAAAGCGCTGACGGAGCTGAAACAAGGCCGACTGGCTGAATTTGGCAAACTGATGAATGAATCTCATATTTCGTTGCGAGATGATTACGAAGTAACTGGTAAGGAATTGGATACGCTGGTAGATGCGGCCTGGCAACAGCCTGGGGTGCTGGGAGCACGTATGACTGGCGGTGGTTTTGGTGGCTGTACAATTGCTATTGTAGAGAATGAACAGATTGAGCAGTTTATCGATCAGGTTGGCCGGACTTACAAAGAAAACATTGGTTACGCTGCTAGTTTTTATATTGCCAATATTGGCGATGGGGCAAAAGAAATTTCGCAGGACAGTGATGTAGTTGGATGTATTGGTGGTAGGAAGAGTCGGGTATATTGGTTCTCATGCCATTTATCAACTGATTGA
- a CDS encoding arabinose ABC transporter substrate-binding protein, giving the protein MKLKKIFTVVLGILFVSLSLLGCGSGESDQGKSAASSGQKKLVIAGIYKAGDQVWFIDEGKAAEKMAKDMGAAKFLFVDAKMNPDTYMQAVENVIAQKVDGVVTCIPDQKLSKITVEKFKQAGIPVIAVDDALQDESNNKLVPWVGINAYKIGQVNGEWMANYAKQNNLDQDAETGLLVLTMDTVSSCVPRTQGEQEKFKEILPSFAENRVFKADYTGETDKGFNAASAIFTAHPEIKKWMVMSANEEGAVGAVRALEQAGLDKSSCVIGLGGYLAKDEYKKPYSAMKAATYFSSDDVGGISVKLLINNILQKTEIPMETAVDAKIVTPDNYKEVMGSHAN; this is encoded by the coding sequence ATGAAGCTGAAAAAGATATTCACAGTGGTGCTGGGAATTTTATTCGTCAGTTTGTCATTGTTGGGCTGTGGTTCAGGTGAATCAGATCAGGGAAAAAGTGCTGCCAGCAGTGGTCAAAAAAAGTTGGTGATTGCCGGCATCTATAAAGCCGGTGATCAGGTATGGTTTATTGATGAAGGAAAAGCCGCTGAAAAAATGGCAAAAGACATGGGGGCAGCGAAATTTCTCTTTGTTGATGCCAAAATGAATCCTGATACTTACATGCAGGCGGTGGAAAATGTTATCGCCCAAAAAGTAGATGGCGTAGTCACTTGCATTCCTGATCAGAAATTATCTAAAATAACGGTTGAAAAATTCAAACAAGCGGGTATTCCGGTCATCGCTGTTGATGATGCCTTGCAGGATGAAAGCAATAACAAGCTGGTTCCTTGGGTTGGTATTAATGCCTATAAAATTGGCCAAGTTAACGGTGAATGGATGGCTAATTATGCTAAACAAAATAATCTGGATCAGGATGCTGAAACGGGTTTGCTTGTACTGACCATGGATACTGTGTCAAGCTGTGTACCAAGAACACAAGGCGAGCAGGAAAAATTCAAGGAAATATTGCCTAGCTTTGCTGAGAACAGGGTATTTAAGGCCGATTATACAGGCGAAACAGATAAGGGATTTAATGCGGCTTCGGCTATTTTTACCGCTCATCCTGAAATTAAGAAGTGGATGGTTATGAGCGCTAACGAGGAAGGCGCGGTTGGCGCAGTAAGAGCTTTGGAGCAAGCTGGTTTGGATAAGAGCTCTTGCGTGATCGGTCTTGGTGGTTATCTTGCCAAAGATGAGTATAAGAAACCTTATTCTGCCATGAAAGCAGCTACTTATTTCTCATCCGATGATGTGGGCGGTATTTCCGTAAAATTATTAATCAACAATATTTTGCAGAAAACAGAAATTCCAATGGAAACAGCTGTGGACGCTAAAATTGTGACACCGGATAATTATAAAGAGGTTATGGGGAGTCACGCAAATTAG
- a CDS encoding ABC transporter permease — protein sequence MPNINIRKFMENIETDKLGLLGALIALIILFSLFNANYFSSANLINVLVAASITGLVAIGESYLIIACLIDLSAGSVAAFASVFGAVLMQKGLGFFPMLLLVVFSGVVVGYVNAWFVNKIKLESFISTLATMSIMRGLAYIICDGKPVYIMDNTFINFGKERILGLPIPVIILIIAFLIFGVILAKTKFGRSIYVIGGNKNAARMAGLDPERINNILFMLTGALAALGGVILAARMSSGQPAASVGLEFDGITAAVLGGTAFAGGVGTIFGTVLGVLILQGFNTGLIMLNVPVFWQYVARGMLLLIALSFDYIRKTNREKKLLEESMVALEKEEAIVH from the coding sequence ATGCCTAATATTAATATCAGGAAGTTTATGGAAAATATTGAGACAGATAAGCTTGGTTTGCTAGGAGCTTTAATCGCCTTAATAATTTTATTTTCTTTGTTTAACGCGAACTATTTTAGTAGCGCGAATTTGATTAATGTTTTGGTCGCCGCCTCGATTACTGGTCTTGTCGCAATTGGTGAGTCGTATTTGATTATTGCCTGCCTAATTGATTTGTCGGCAGGTTCGGTAGCTGCTTTTGCCAGCGTTTTCGGGGCCGTTTTAATGCAAAAGGGCCTGGGCTTTTTCCCGATGTTATTATTGGTAGTTTTCTCCGGTGTGGTGGTAGGTTATGTTAATGCTTGGTTCGTAAATAAAATCAAATTAGAATCCTTTATATCTACCTTGGCAACGATGTCGATCATGAGAGGTCTAGCTTACATCATTTGTGATGGGAAACCGGTATATATTATGGATAATACTTTTATTAACTTTGGTAAAGAGCGTATTTTGGGATTGCCGATACCGGTTATAATTTTAATTATCGCTTTTCTTATTTTTGGCGTTATCCTGGCAAAGACGAAATTTGGCAGGAGCATCTACGTGATTGGCGGCAATAAAAACGCGGCAAGAATGGCCGGTTTGGATCCCGAGCGGATCAACAATATATTATTTATGTTAACGGGTGCTTTGGCGGCGTTAGGTGGAGTAATATTAGCAGCCAGAATGAGTTCCGGTCAACCTGCTGCCAGTGTTGGCCTTGAATTTGACGGCATTACGGCTGCCGTTTTGGGCGGGACGGCATTTGCCGGTGGAGTTGGTACCATATTTGGTACCGTACTAGGCGTTCTAATCCTCCAGGGATTTAATACAGGTCTTATTATGTTGAATGTTCCAGTCTTTTGGCAGTATGTAGCAAGAGGCATGCTGTTACTTATTGCTTTGTCGTTCGATTATATCCGCAAAACCAATCGGGAGAAGAAGTTGCTTGAGGAAAGTATGGTTGCTTTGGAAAAGGAGGAGGCCATCGTCCATTAA
- a CDS encoding sugar ABC transporter ATP-binding protein: MRNTLEFKQITKYFPGVKALDDVSFKVEGGEVLVFLGENGAGKSTLLKVLNGDYQPTSGEYLLNGETRHFNNPKQAIEAGISVIYQERQIVMDVSVAENIFAGRLPVNKLGFIDLKKLNSDAKKIIDEFGLPIHPQGKVRNLSIAHQQMVEIMKAYSRNLKVIAFDEPTASLCDSEIEVLFKIIAKLKEEGKVIIYVSHRMQEIQQIADKVAVFKDGKFVKLVRQKEVSEKELIKLMVGRDLGDVFKELNRNAAIGKILLEVRKLTSDRVRNVSFTLRAGEILGFSGLVGAGRTELMRLIIGADSIRSGEIFLDGKSVINRSPKDAINYGLVMVPEDRKTQGILANMSVGENISVSILDRILGKLGLIDKKKEEAAVEKNIKKFNIKTPNAYKKIVELSGGNQQKVIVARWLTTEPKVLILDEPTKGIDVGAKSEFYKLICKIAKEGVGILLISSELPEVIGLSDRIIVMRNGRITGEVQREEATEDLLLTYAMLGEGGKKYA, translated from the coding sequence ATGAGAAATACATTGGAATTTAAGCAAATTACCAAGTACTTTCCCGGGGTTAAAGCTTTGGACGACGTGAGCTTTAAGGTCGAAGGGGGAGAGGTCCTGGTCTTCTTGGGAGAGAACGGAGCAGGAAAGTCAACTTTATTAAAGGTGCTAAATGGGGATTATCAGCCTACATCAGGAGAATATTTGCTCAATGGGGAAACCCGGCACTTCAATAACCCTAAACAAGCCATAGAAGCTGGAATCAGTGTGATTTATCAGGAAAGACAAATTGTGATGGATGTCAGCGTGGCGGAAAATATTTTTGCCGGTAGGCTACCAGTAAATAAATTAGGATTTATCGATCTTAAAAAGTTGAATAGCGATGCAAAAAAAATTATTGATGAATTTGGCTTACCTATTCATCCGCAAGGAAAGGTTAGAAATTTAAGTATTGCTCATCAGCAAATGGTTGAAATCATGAAAGCTTATAGCCGGAACTTGAAAGTTATTGCTTTTGATGAACCAACAGCTAGTTTGTGCGACAGTGAGATTGAAGTTTTATTCAAAATTATTGCAAAACTTAAAGAAGAAGGAAAAGTGATTATTTATGTATCGCACCGGATGCAGGAAATTCAACAAATAGCCGACAAGGTGGCTGTTTTTAAAGACGGTAAATTTGTTAAATTGGTTAGGCAGAAGGAAGTTTCCGAAAAAGAGCTGATTAAATTGATGGTCGGCAGGGATTTGGGAGACGTTTTTAAAGAACTAAATCGTAATGCTGCCATAGGGAAAATTTTGTTGGAAGTCCGTAAGCTTACTTCCGATCGGGTAAGAAATGTTTCATTTACGCTGAGAGCCGGGGAAATACTTGGATTTTCCGGATTGGTTGGGGCGGGCAGGACCGAACTGATGCGCTTGATTATCGGTGCTGACAGCATACGATCAGGGGAGATATTTCTTGATGGTAAAAGTGTGATCAACCGCTCACCTAAAGACGCAATTAATTATGGTCTTGTTATGGTACCGGAAGACCGAAAAACGCAGGGAATCTTGGCTAACATGTCGGTAGGTGAAAATATCAGCGTTTCTATTTTAGATCGTATTCTTGGTAAGCTGGGGTTAATCGATAAAAAAAAGGAAGAGGCCGCTGTCGAAAAAAATATTAAAAAATTCAATATTAAGACACCGAATGCTTATAAAAAGATAGTGGAACTCAGTGGTGGTAATCAGCAAAAAGTCATTGTTGCCAGATGGCTGACTACAGAACCTAAAGTTTTGATTCTGGATGAACCGACCAAAGGAATTGATGTTGGTGCTAAATCTGAGTTTTACAAACTGATTTGTAAAATAGCCAAAGAGGGGGTAGGTATTTTGCTGATATCTTCCGAATTGCCGGAAGTCATTGGTTTGAGCGATCGAATTATCGTGATGCGGAATGGTAGAATAACCGGTGAAGTTCAACGAGAAGAGGCTACGGAGGACTTATTACTGACTTATGCTATGTTAGGCGAAGGAGGAAAAAAATATGCCTAA
- a CDS encoding AAA family ATPase — MVYTWPAEVLEHVETGQCSALEACRALIDLDRMGSSIRKHKSKNETAPVVTENIFKDLDQLIGLEEVKKLVREIYAFIEIQKRRQKEQLLTEPLCLHMIFKGNPGTGKTTVARILGKIFYHMKLLEKGHLIEVERADLVGEYIGHTAQKTREQLKRAYGGILFIDEAYSLSRGGEKDFGKEAIDCIVILRKQISIKVIKENPGTWVDGMVNYLK, encoded by the coding sequence ATGGTATACACCTGGCCAGCGGAGGTTTTAGAACACGTTGAAACGGGTCAGTGTTCAGCATTAGAAGCCTGTCGGGCCTTAATTGATCTGGATCGGATGGGAAGTAGTATTCGAAAGCATAAGAGCAAAAACGAAACTGCCCCCGTTGTTACGGAAAATATTTTTAAGGATCTTGACCAGTTAATTGGCCTAGAGGAAGTAAAAAAATTAGTAAGAGAAATTTATGCTTTTATTGAAATACAAAAAAGACGGCAAAAAGAGCAACTATTGACGGAACCCCTTTGTCTGCATATGATTTTTAAAGGAAATCCAGGTACAGGAAAAACAACGGTGGCGCGCATACTTGGTAAGATCTTTTATCATATGAAGCTTCTTGAAAAAGGCCATCTTATTGAAGTAGAACGAGCCGATCTTGTTGGTGAATATATTGGTCATACCGCCCAAAAAACGCGTGAACAATTAAAAAGAGCTTATGGCGGAATTTTATTTATTGATGAAGCTTATTCATTGTCACGGGGTGGGGAAAAGGATTTCGGCAAAGAAGCCATCGACTGTATCGTGATACTCAGGAAGCAAATCAGTATAAAGGTCATTAAAGAGAACCCAGGTACATGGGTTGATGGTATGGTTAATTACTTAAAATGA
- the hfq gene encoding RNA chaperone Hfq has product MTTKAINLQDSFLNQVRKENVPVVIYLVNGFQLRGSVKGFDNFTVIIENDGKQQLVYKHAISTITPFRPLNSMHKEDHKFDKLQSDKSQPEKSQIDRQ; this is encoded by the coding sequence ATGACAACAAAAGCAATTAATTTGCAGGACAGTTTCTTAAATCAAGTCCGCAAAGAAAATGTACCTGTCGTTATTTATCTTGTAAATGGGTTTCAACTGCGTGGTTCAGTTAAAGGGTTTGACAATTTTACTGTTATTATCGAAAATGATGGCAAGCAGCAGTTAGTCTATAAGCATGCAATCTCAACGATTACACCCTTCCGACCGCTGAATTCAATGCATAAGGAAGACCATAAGTTTGATAAATTACAGTCGGATAAATCACAACCAGAAAAGTCCCAAATAGACCGACAGTAA
- the miaA gene encoding tRNA (adenosine(37)-N6)-dimethylallyltransferase MiaA translates to MNRLIVLLGPTAVGKTKLSIALAKRLHTEIISGDSMLIYRGMDIGTAKPSLIEKDGIVHHLIDILEPNEEYSVVDFQQQAAVLIDRLNKAGKIPILAGGTGLYVKALLEGYVFHEIQSDEVYRTYLTQLAKQQGNEKVHALLAKVDPKAAQRLHVNDLRRVIRILEIHHLTRQGKQSKQPEECQVPSQSLQYEASVIGLTMKRSLLYDRINQRVDRMVAAGLVEEVKRLLQSGLAVEAQSMQAIGYKEIVLYLKGQMALDDALMKMKQATRHFAKRQLTWYRKMPYIQWFSVDAGRSEAQIVENIYQSIAEKFNLK, encoded by the coding sequence ATGAACCGCCTTATTGTTTTATTGGGTCCTACTGCTGTAGGAAAAACAAAATTAAGTATTGCTCTTGCTAAGCGGCTTCATACAGAAATCATCTCGGGGGATTCCATGTTAATTTATCGGGGGATGGATATTGGTACAGCCAAGCCTTCTTTGATAGAAAAAGATGGGATTGTTCATCATTTAATTGATATTTTGGAACCCAATGAAGAATACAGTGTTGTTGATTTTCAACAACAAGCAGCAGTTCTTATTGACCGTCTGAATAAGGCAGGGAAAATACCTATTTTAGCCGGGGGGACGGGACTGTATGTCAAGGCTTTGCTTGAAGGATATGTATTTCATGAGATACAAAGTGATGAAGTTTATCGTACCTATCTGACACAATTAGCAAAGCAGCAGGGAAATGAGAAAGTTCATGCTTTGCTTGCCAAGGTTGACCCAAAAGCGGCCCAGCGTCTTCATGTCAATGATTTACGCCGTGTGATTCGCATTTTGGAAATTCATCATCTGACACGGCAAGGTAAGCAAAGCAAACAGCCCGAAGAATGCCAGGTCCCTTCACAGTCATTGCAATATGAAGCGAGTGTCATTGGTTTGACCATGAAACGTTCACTGCTATATGACCGCATTAATCAACGCGTAGACAGGATGGTTGCTGCTGGCTTGGTAGAGGAAGTTAAAAGGTTGCTTCAGTCTGGACTAGCAGTTGAAGCGCAGTCAATGCAGGCCATTGGTTATAAGGAGATTGTTTTATACTTAAAAGGTCAAATGGCACTCGATGATGCGCTAATGAAGATGAAACAAGCAACAAGGCATTTTGCCAAACGTCAGTTGACTTGGTATCGGAAGATGCCCTATATTCAGTGGTTTTCTGTTGATGCAGGACGATCAGAAGCCCAAATTGTGGAAAATATTTACCAATCTATTGCAGAAAAGTTCAATCTAAAGTAG